CCATGCTCGAACCGGCGCCGCGCACGATTCGCGGCGCCCGCGATCTGCTCAGCGTCGCGCTGCAATACGGCAACGCCTTCTTGCAGGGCTTCCAGGCCGCGGCCCTCAAACCCGCCGACTATTTCGGCAACGACGACGTGCTCTACTTGATGGAGGATATGGCCACCGGCGAGATCCGCTTGAGCATCCTCTGGGAGTGGCTGCACAAGGGGGCCGCGCTGACCGAGGAGGACGCCGCCACCGGCACCAAGCAGGGGGATCTCTTCACGGCCGGTCTGTTCGAACGGTTGCTCGTCGAAGAGTACGATAAGCTGTTGAAGGCGGGCAATCGCGACGTCCACGACGACTCGAAGCAGACGACGCTCCCCATTGCCCGCGAGATCGTCAAGACCTACGTCACCGAATCGATCAAGTTGCCCTGGTACATCGATCTGTTGAACATCAACCTCGATCTCCAAGACTTGCCGACGGCCCAGGACCGCATTCGCAGCTATGTCGAGGCCTTCCGCCGTGACGGAACCCGTATCACCGAGAATCTGGATTTTGCCTAGTCGCGAACCGCGACGGCTCGACGTTCCTCCCACCTGAGACGTCGAGCGTCTGGGGTTTGCCCACGAGTTGCCTTTATTTCTTACTTCATCCGATCCGCCGGGCAAGACGTCCGGCAACTTGAGGAGTGCCAGTCATGAGTTCGTTCGAGGAGCAGGTGGTCGAAACGCAGAAGTACCTCGATAGCCCCCGTTTCAAGGGCATCAAGCGGCTCTATTCCGCGCGACAGGTGGTCGAGCAGCGCGGCAGCATTCCGGCTTCGTATGCGATCGCACAAGGCGCGGCCGAGGCGTTCTACGCCCGGCTCCGCGAGCTGTTCGACGAGCGCAAGTCGATCACGACATTCGGCCCTTACTCCCCCGGTCAGGCCGTGGCGATGAAACGGATGGGGATCGAAGGCATCTACCTTGGGGGGTGGGCCACCTCGGCCAAAGGCTCGATCATCGAAGATCCGGGCCCCGATCTCGCCAGCTACCCGCTCAGCCAGGTTCCCGACGAGGCGGCCGGCATCGTGCGCGCCCTGCTCACGGCCGATCGCAACCAAGTCTACAATCGTTCGCGGATGACCGCCGAGAAGCGCGCCGCCACGCGCGAGGTCGACTATCGCCCCTTCATCATCGCCGATGCCGATACCGGCCACGGCGGCGACGCGCACGTGCGAAATCTGATTCGCCGCTTCGTCGAGGTGGGCGTGCCGGGCTATCACATCGAAGATCAACGCCCCGGCTCGAAGAAGTGCGGCCACCAGGGGGGCAAGGTCCTCGTCACCTCCGACGAACAGATCAAACGACTCAATTCGGCACGCTTCCAGCTCGATATCATGAAGGTGCCGGGCATGATCGTGGCGCGTACCGACGCCGAGTCGGCCACGCTGCTCGAAAGCAACGGCGACGAACGCGATCAGCCCTTTATCCTGGGCGCCACGAACATCGATCTGCCCACCTACAAGGTGGCCAATCTCGCCGTGCTGCGCAAGTTCTACAACTCGGGCGTCGCCGAGTTGAACGGCTTCATGCTCTACTCGATCTCCGACGAAGAGTACGCCGAGGCCGACACCTGGCTCGAGCGTGCCGGCGTCACGCAGTTGGTTCAAGAGGGCGCGGCCCGCTTCCAGAAAGATCCGGCGACGAATGTCGACGCGATTCTCGACAAGGCGGTCACTCGCATGGCCGACGTCTGGATCGCCGAAGCCGGCATGAAGACCTACGCCCGCGCCGTCGCCGACGTGATGGAGTTCCGCCACAACGAAGGGGAAGAGTTCCCCCTGTCGGTCGAAGAGTGGCTCCACTTTGCCGAACGTGCCTCGTTCAACGTGGCAAAGAACAAAGCCCGCTCGATGGGCATCCACATCATCTGGGACTGCGAGCGCTCGCGCACCGTCGAGGGCTACTACCAGGTGCAAGGGGGCATCGAATACTCGATCCACAAGTCGCTCGCGGCCGCGCCGTTCGCCGATCTGTTGTGGATGGAGACGAAGACCGCCGACTTGAAAGATGCCAAGGAATTCGCCGACGCGATTCACGCCAAGTTCCCCGACAAGATGCTGGCCTACAATCTCTCGCCGTCGTTCAACTGGGACACCACCGGCATGACCGACGAGCAGATGCGGGCCTTCCCCGAAGAGTTGGGCAAGATGGGCTTCGTCTTCAACTTCATCACCTACGGCGGTCATCAGATCGACGGCCTCGCCGGCGAGGAATTCGCCCTGGCGCTCAAGCAGGAAGGCATGCTCGCTCTGGCCCGGCTGCAGCGCAAGTTCCGCCTGGTCGAGTCTCCCTACTCGACGCCACAGACCCTCGTCGGCGGCCCGCGGCTCGACGGGGCGCTCGGCGCTTGCACGGGGCGCACCACGGCCACCAAGGCCATGGGCAAGGGTTCGACGCAGTTCCAGCACCTGGTCCAGACCGAGGTCCCCACGAGCCTGTTGCAAGAGTGGCTCAACCTGTGGAGTGCCCATTACAAGCACCCGCAACTCAAGGTCGAGTTGCGGCCGAACCGGGCAGGTTCCGACCTGCTCGAGCTGCGCGTGCTCGACGGCAGCGGTCAAAAGCTGGCGAACGTCGTCTTCGGCACGATCCAGGATCGCCGCGGGCGATCGATCCTCTCGGTCCGCGACCAGAACACATTCGACGTCTCGCTGCGGAAGAAGCGGCTCATGGCGCTCTTGCACCTGTTCCTCATCCACCGCTACAAGTCGGTGGCGGTGCATTACCTCAGCCCGACCGAAGACAATCAGTACCAGTGCGAACGCATGCAACGGCTGGGCATCTACTCGCAGGTGAACAACGAAGTCGGCGAGATCATCGTGGCCGACATCGACACCGCGGGGGTGGCCAAGCTGCTGCAATCGGACCGCGTGGCGCTGAAGAGCCTGATCGAAAAAGAATCGGGCCGGGCACCGGTTTCGGCGTAGCTGCCCTCACAGCACCGGCGGCCAGCAAGCAGGGTAAAGCAACTGCAGTGCCTAATCGCCACGTAGACTTTAAATCGTGGGATGAGGTACTATTGATATATGGTTAACATTCAACTTCAAGATTCGGTGGCCGCCGCATTGACCGCACGGGCAAGCGCGGAAGGACTAAGTCTCGAGGCCTATCTCGAACGATTGGCCGAGATAGATCCAGGGACCGATCCTTCCACGATTTCCGGCGAGACACTTGTGAGGCTTTTTGAGGAGGCATCGGTCGACGGTCCCCCCTCGAATACAACCTACACGCGGTCCGACATCTATCTTGACCACGACTAATGGCCGTTCTT
This genomic window from Pirellulales bacterium contains:
- the aceA gene encoding isocitrate lyase ICL2; protein product: MSSFEEQVVETQKYLDSPRFKGIKRLYSARQVVEQRGSIPASYAIAQGAAEAFYARLRELFDERKSITTFGPYSPGQAVAMKRMGIEGIYLGGWATSAKGSIIEDPGPDLASYPLSQVPDEAAGIVRALLTADRNQVYNRSRMTAEKRAATREVDYRPFIIADADTGHGGDAHVRNLIRRFVEVGVPGYHIEDQRPGSKKCGHQGGKVLVTSDEQIKRLNSARFQLDIMKVPGMIVARTDAESATLLESNGDERDQPFILGATNIDLPTYKVANLAVLRKFYNSGVAELNGFMLYSISDEEYAEADTWLERAGVTQLVQEGAARFQKDPATNVDAILDKAVTRMADVWIAEAGMKTYARAVADVMEFRHNEGEEFPLSVEEWLHFAERASFNVAKNKARSMGIHIIWDCERSRTVEGYYQVQGGIEYSIHKSLAAAPFADLLWMETKTADLKDAKEFADAIHAKFPDKMLAYNLSPSFNWDTTGMTDEQMRAFPEELGKMGFVFNFITYGGHQIDGLAGEEFALALKQEGMLALARLQRKFRLVESPYSTPQTLVGGPRLDGALGACTGRTTATKAMGKGSTQFQHLVQTEVPTSLLQEWLNLWSAHYKHPQLKVELRPNRAGSDLLELRVLDGSGQKLANVVFGTIQDRRGRSILSVRDQNTFDVSLRKKRLMALLHLFLIHRYKSVAVHYLSPTEDNQYQCERMQRLGIYSQVNNEVGEIIVADIDTAGVAKLLQSDRVALKSLIEKESGRAPVSA